From Candidatus Saccharibacteria bacterium, the proteins below share one genomic window:
- a CDS encoding calcium/sodium antiporter: MLAMVWSVLLVLGAFYLLSIVSEDFFVPAIDRLAKKLGLSSDAAGATLLAIGSSAPELFTSTFAVFGTQTGSGDIGAGTIVGSAIFNVLVIIGASSMFRVVKLQWQPVLRDMGFYILTILLLFWAFSDGKINILEAGIFVLVYMVYVIAAIYWRKLFKYQDVDAIELIENNPVNALGRLSRRLVGLVIPSPDKFPRLYVLSFVMSILVIAGLSHQLVHHVIVIADYFSINPTFLALTVLAAGTSLPDLIGSIIVAKQGRGDMAVSNALGSNIFDVLFGLGMPWLAYIVWKGGEITVGTENLIASIFLLFATVVALIFLMLIRNWKIGHKSGIILIGIYFLYLAYVLSTVL, from the coding sequence ATGCTTGCTATGGTTTGGTCAGTTTTGCTAGTCCTGGGGGCTTTTTACCTGCTATCAATAGTCAGTGAAGATTTTTTTGTTCCTGCGATTGATAGACTTGCTAAAAAGCTTGGATTAAGTAGTGATGCAGCTGGGGCAACTTTGCTGGCTATTGGATCAAGTGCCCCAGAACTTTTTACATCTACCTTTGCAGTTTTTGGAACACAGACAGGATCTGGAGACATCGGTGCGGGGACAATTGTTGGGTCTGCAATTTTTAACGTTTTGGTGATTATCGGGGCATCTTCGATGTTTCGGGTCGTTAAGCTGCAGTGGCAACCGGTTTTGCGAGATATGGGATTTTATATATTGACTATTTTGTTATTATTTTGGGCATTTTCAGATGGCAAAATCAATATACTGGAGGCAGGAATTTTTGTCTTGGTCTACATGGTATATGTGATTGCTGCTATTTATTGGCGTAAATTATTCAAGTACCAAGATGTTGATGCTATAGAATTGATCGAGAACAATCCTGTCAACGCTCTTGGCAGATTATCGAGGAGGTTGGTAGGTTTGGTTATTCCAAGTCCTGATAAGTTCCCTAGGTTATATGTTTTGAGTTTTGTGATGTCCATTCTGGTAATTGCTGGGCTTAGTCACCAATTGGTTCATCATGTCATAGTGATCGCGGATTATTTTTCAATTAATCCGACCTTTTTGGCATTGACAGTCTTGGCTGCTGGAACAAGTTTACCTGATTTGATTGGCTCAATAATTGTAGCCAAACAAGGCCGTGGAGATATGGCCGTTAGTAATGCTTTGGGGTCAAATATTTTTGATGTATTGTTTGGGCTAGGGATGCCTTGGCTAGCATATATTGTCTGGAAGGGGGGTGAAATCACCGTTGGCACAGAGAATCTGATAGCTAGTATCTTTCTACTATTTGCAACAGTAGTTGCCCTGATCTTCTTGATGCTGATTAGGAATTGGAAGATTGGTCATAAGAGTGGGATAATTTTAATCGGTATCTATTTTTTATATCTGGCTTATGTTTTAAGCACCGTACTTTAA
- a CDS encoding replication-relaxation family protein, translating to MNEVIVKYRRPLNEQQIKVLHWLYWVRFSTSKQIATHLRKSDHKAIQNKLQILEQQELIGKRYHKSYMLRGRPAEYYLTPNGARQLEKLKPKATNTWAVKSLYKNKTVSEEFLTHCIGVTETALTLKFLYGDKLGIYTKSYMVQYSNYPTWTPDLYLKLETSATSQPHHYFLDVWDSTKPFFVSVRKIRNYVNFKDSSDWKEDEPYPVILAICEVDRTQKKLNRQMERILDEQWDDELVFATTTTNKLEQATKSSDEIWAKVSADDDVALMTLKGLLVQ from the coding sequence ATGAATGAAGTTATTGTTAAGTATCGTAGACCGTTAAACGAACAGCAGATTAAAGTATTGCATTGGCTGTATTGGGTACGGTTTAGCACGAGCAAACAAATAGCTACGCATCTACGGAAATCTGACCATAAGGCTATCCAGAATAAACTTCAAATACTAGAACAGCAAGAGCTGATTGGCAAGCGCTACCACAAATCCTACATGCTCCGAGGACGACCAGCCGAGTATTACCTCACACCCAATGGCGCACGCCAGTTAGAGAAACTCAAACCGAAAGCTACAAACACCTGGGCAGTTAAATCGCTGTACAAGAACAAAACAGTTTCGGAAGAATTTCTAACCCACTGTATCGGCGTTACAGAAACAGCTCTCACACTAAAGTTCTTATATGGTGACAAGCTAGGTATCTACACTAAAAGCTACATGGTGCAGTACAGTAATTACCCAACATGGACACCAGACTTGTATTTGAAGCTTGAAACGAGTGCCACTAGCCAGCCGCATCACTACTTCCTAGATGTCTGGGACAGCACGAAACCGTTCTTTGTCAGTGTCAGGAAGATACGAAACTACGTCAACTTCAAAGATAGTAGCGACTGGAAAGAGGATGAGCCGTATCCAGTTATTCTTGCCATATGTGAAGTCGACCGAACTCAGAAAAAGCTGAATCGGCAGATGGAACGTATTTTAGATGAACAATGGGATGATGAGCTAGTGTTTGCGACGACTACCACCAATAAACTGGAGCAAGCTACAAAGTCTTCAGACGAGATTTGGGCTAAGGTGAGTGCTGATGATGACGTTGCACTCATGACCCTCAAAGGATTGTTGGTACAATAA
- a CDS encoding NADP-dependent malic enzyme, translating to MMKNDYDALALDLHRKLKGKLSIIPKLEIKDQEDLSTVYTPGVGAVSKAISEDASLSWDLTSARQTIGIISNGSAVLGLGNIGAAASLPVMEGKALLLKQFAGVDAWPLVIDADSVDQMFEIIMAVAPNFGAINLEDIRAPECFELERRLIEHLDIAVMHDDQHGTAIVVLAGLINASKVVNKDINQSRVVILGAGAAGQAIARLIVEQYPDAEVLVVDREGIIYLGRPGLRFDKADLAKITNKRLIQGQAEVAIKGSDILIGVSGPGSITPDMVKTMADQAIIFALANPIPEIDPGLAKQAGAMVVATGRSDYPNQVNNALAFPGIFKGVLEYQIKRITSEHKLAAAREIASFIEDPDQDLIIPSVFQLDLVDRIAKAIGEIG from the coding sequence ATAATGAAAAATGATTATGATGCATTGGCACTGGATTTACATCGCAAGCTAAAGGGAAAATTGTCTATCATCCCAAAACTAGAAATCAAAGATCAAGAAGATTTGAGCACTGTCTATACTCCTGGTGTTGGTGCAGTATCGAAGGCAATATCGGAAGATGCTAGTTTGTCTTGGGATCTGACTTCAGCTCGGCAAACTATTGGAATTATCTCCAATGGATCAGCTGTTCTAGGGTTGGGCAATATCGGAGCAGCTGCAAGCCTACCAGTAATGGAAGGCAAGGCACTATTGCTCAAACAATTTGCTGGTGTAGATGCTTGGCCTCTTGTGATCGATGCTGATTCGGTAGATCAGATGTTTGAGATTATTATGGCTGTAGCGCCAAACTTTGGAGCAATCAATCTGGAGGATATCAGGGCTCCTGAGTGTTTTGAGCTTGAAAGACGCTTGATCGAGCATCTAGATATTGCGGTGATGCATGACGATCAACATGGGACAGCAATAGTGGTTCTCGCGGGATTAATCAATGCAAGTAAGGTAGTTAACAAAGATATCAACCAATCACGAGTCGTTATTCTCGGGGCGGGAGCTGCTGGTCAGGCCATAGCTAGACTAATTGTTGAGCAATACCCAGATGCTGAGGTACTGGTAGTGGATCGTGAGGGGATAATTTATCTGGGAAGACCTGGTCTGCGTTTTGATAAAGCGGATTTAGCCAAGATTACCAATAAAAGGTTGATTCAAGGCCAAGCTGAAGTAGCAATCAAGGGATCTGATATTTTGATTGGTGTTTCTGGACCAGGTAGTATTACTCCTGATATGGTCAAAACCATGGCTGATCAAGCGATTATCTTTGCCTTAGCAAACCCAATACCAGAGATTGATCCAGGTCTGGCAAAACAGGCTGGAGCGATGGTGGTAGCCACAGGTAGGAGTGATTATCCAAATCAGGTTAATAATGCTCTGGCATTCCCGGGTATATTCAAAGGTGTTTTGGAGTATCAGATCAAAAGAATTACTTCTGAGCATAAGCTGGCAGCTGCTAGAGAGATTGCAAGCTTCATCGAAGACCCAGATCAGGATTTGATAATTCCCTCAGTCTTTCAATTGGACTTGGTAGATCGGATCGCAAAAGCAATTGGGGAGATCGGATAA